Proteins found in one Thermoanaerobacter uzonensis DSM 18761 genomic segment:
- a CDS encoding ABC transporter substrate-binding protein: MSKKLLSIFVLTIFVLATVLAGCSSSKNNTSSANETNTQKQETVEPVTIKLGMWSSSPAEKKIVDDQIAKFKEKYPNIDVQIETIVGDYMQKLQTELASNTAPDIFYLDSMPAPQLMSSGVLEPLDDYIKKYNVDVNDFEPALLSAFQWEGKTYGLPKDFNTLALFYNKDMFKAAGINESPKTWEELRDVAKKLTKDGVKGLVLSADLARFDAFINQNGGSVYQDGKVTLNLPENAQALDFYVGLITKDKVADTPQNMGEGWNGDAFAAKKAAMAIEGGWMIPFLKEKASDLNYGIAELPAGKQKSTMAFTVAYVMNKNSQHKDEAFKLIEFLTGKEGQQFVVDSGLALPSRKSMQEGFKEKYPERAAFVDGASYAVPWQFGLYGTKVVDAANKACEALIMKQISSAQQALDNTQKEVGQ; the protein is encoded by the coding sequence ATGAGTAAAAAACTTTTAAGCATCTTTGTTTTGACGATCTTTGTATTAGCTACTGTTTTAGCTGGTTGTTCATCCAGTAAAAATAATACCTCCAGTGCCAATGAGACAAATACACAAAAACAAGAGACGGTGGAACCAGTTACTATAAAATTAGGTATGTGGTCTTCATCTCCAGCAGAAAAGAAGATAGTGGATGACCAAATAGCTAAGTTTAAAGAAAAATATCCAAATATAGATGTGCAAATTGAGACAATTGTGGGAGATTACATGCAAAAATTACAAACAGAACTGGCGTCAAATACAGCACCAGACATATTCTATCTTGACAGCATGCCTGCACCACAGCTTATGTCTTCAGGAGTTTTAGAGCCATTAGATGATTATATTAAGAAATACAATGTGGATGTAAATGATTTCGAACCTGCTTTGCTTTCCGCTTTTCAGTGGGAAGGAAAAACTTATGGTTTGCCAAAGGATTTCAATACTCTAGCTTTGTTTTACAACAAAGACATGTTTAAAGCGGCTGGAATAAATGAGTCTCCAAAAACATGGGAGGAATTAAGAGATGTAGCTAAAAAGTTGACAAAAGACGGTGTCAAAGGTTTGGTTTTATCAGCAGACCTTGCAAGATTTGATGCTTTTATAAATCAAAATGGCGGTTCAGTATATCAAGATGGAAAAGTTACTTTAAATCTGCCAGAGAATGCACAAGCTCTTGATTTTTATGTAGGCCTCATTACAAAAGACAAAGTTGCTGACACACCACAAAACATGGGAGAAGGCTGGAATGGAGATGCTTTTGCTGCTAAAAAAGCTGCAATGGCAATAGAAGGTGGCTGGATGATACCATTCCTGAAAGAAAAAGCTTCTGATTTAAACTATGGTATAGCAGAGCTTCCAGCAGGAAAGCAAAAATCTACAATGGCTTTCACTGTTGCATATGTGATGAATAAAAACAGCCAACATAAAGATGAAGCATTTAAGCTTATTGAATTTTTAACCGGTAAAGAAGGACAGCAATTTGTAGTAGATTCAGGTCTTGCACTTCCATCGAGAAAGTCTATGCAAGAAGGATTTAAGGAGAAATATCCTGAAAGAGCTGCTTTTGTAGATGGTGCTTCCTATGCAGTACCATGGCAGTTTGGCTTGTATGGCACAAAGGTAGTAGATGCGGCTAATAAAGCCTGTGAAGCATTAATAATGAAGCAAATAAGTAGTGCTCAACAAGCTCTTGACAATACACAAAAGGAAGTTGGACAATAA